TCTGTAtgaatcatctccaaatgtatCAAAGTGCCTTCCTCGTGGAATGGGTCCAACTAGATGATTTTCAGAAAGGTTTAAGAATCCAAGAAAATCCAGATTCACTAGCTCCCTAGGAATGGTTCCTTCAAGTTGGTTCCACGACAGGTCTAGAGATTCAAGCATACTCAAATTCCCTAATGCCCTAGGAATACCACCACTGAAGTTGTtaagagagagagtgagtgTTTGAAGAGAATGAAGGAATCCGATAATCTCTGGAATTTGTCCTTCGAATCTGTTGCCTGAGAAGTCAATCACTGTTTGAGCTATTAGGACTCTTTCAAGGCTGTACTCTGCCCCTTTGATAAACAAACCCACAGAATGGATGTAATAATAAACTCCAAAGCTTTCTCCCGTCATATACTGGACTAATTCCTTTTGCTGATGCTTTGAACTTTTCATAGCATTGAAATTGCTGATAATGTCTTCAGGTAGAGAACCAGTGAGCTCATTGTGGGATGCATCAATTATTCGCAGCCGAGGAAATGGACTTTTTGTTTGACAACTGCCAATTGTTCCGTGAAATTGATTAGATTTCAATACTAGGACCTCCAGATTAGAAAGAATTTccaaccaaattggaaatttatcATCTATCTTGTTGTTCCCTAAATCAAGGAGTTCCAGATCTTTACAATGAGCTAAAGATTGTGGCAGTGGCCCTTGTAATTGATTGTCGTTTAGCATAAGAAACCGTAGAGAGCTGCCTTTTGAAAATGTTGTGGGCATGGTGCCAAAAAGCCTATTATTTCCCAAATCCATAATGTCTAGGTTCTGGCTGAAGTTTCCCAGGCATTGAGGAATTAGGTCAGACAAATTGTTATTTGACAAATCAAGAATACCAAGATTATTTGAATCACAGATAGAAGAAGGTATTTGGCCCTGAAGTGAGTTGGAACTCACATCCAGATACACCATAGATGAAGCAACGGGTAGTTGGTCTATGGTACTAGTCAAAAAGTTATGCGAAAGGTTCAAGTAGAACAACTTATCAAAAGTCTTGGACATGAACCAGCTTGGAATTTCACCAAGAATCGTGTTATTTGAGAGGTCCAGAAATACTAAACTCTCTGAATTTCTAAGAAACTCTGGAAATTCCTTTATCTGGCAAGAAGACAATCCCAAGTACGCAAAATCTGGATAGGAAATGCTCACATTGTTTGTAGTGTGCCATGGGGCTTCAGTCTGAAGAGGGTTCTTTTGAAGTTGATTGAAGTCCACAAACAAGTCTTGCCCAACCCCATTAAAATGGTTTGCTGAAAGGTCAAGGTGAGATAGGGTTGGAATAGTAAAAATTGATGGAGGAATTGAACCAGTTAGTTGATTATTTTGCAACCGAATCTCTGATAGTAACCTATTTTTGAAATCTCCAATTTCTCCTGTCAGTTGATTACTAGAGAGATCTAAAAAGTCAAGATGCATAAGGTTGAGAAGTGACTTTGGAAATTTCCCGGACAATAAATTGTGACCTAGTGACAGCGTACTTATCTTTTgcaaaatggaaaatttatttggtATTTTCCCTAGAAGATAGTTACCATCCAGAAACAATTCAGTAAGCTGTGTAAGGTTGCCAATTGATTCAGGAATGACACCAGAAATTTGAGAATATCCTAGATTCAAAGAATTTAAGGACCCTATGCACCCAATTGAATTTGGCAGTGCAGTAGAGAAACTTGTACGCCATAAGTCCAACTGCTTCAAAGAATAAGAAATGCTGCAGTTCAATTTTGATAAACTAACAGTAAGATTTTCATTGCCACCCAACAAGAGAACTTGCATATTCGGCAGATGAAAAGCATTACTTGGTAGATTACCTGTTATTTCAGTATATGAGAGATCTAGATACGTCAAAGATGAAGAAAAATTCACCCTCAAATCGGATGAGATGTTCACATATGAAAGCGACAGCTCTCTTAAATGGGTTAAGTTCTGAAGCATCGCTTCAAAATTGCTAGGTTCATATCTTAGAAGATCATTGGCAGAGAGATCAAGTGCAATTAGGTTGGACAGGTGTGATATTTCTGAAACAACTTCACCTTGAAAATTTGAATACGAGAGATTGAGGTGGGTCAAACCTTTCAGTGAGCCAAATCGGTGTGAAATTCGTGAACCggtaaaatcattaaaagcaaggTTGAGGCGACGGAGATGGAAAAGATGAAAAAGGGTAGAGTTTCGATGAATGACTCCCTGAAGCTGGCCGCAACTCAGATCCAGCCCAATCACACGACCGGTGACGTTGTGGCATGTGACGCCGTCCCAATTGCAACAATCCGTATCTGCTTTCCAACGTGTTGTCTTTGGATATGAATGATCACAAGAAGCATAAGTTGATATGCTAAACATTTCTTTGAATTGAAGCAGTGCAAGAGCGTCATCATGGCGGCACAAATGATCTCCCAAGAAAGTGAAACAGATCGCTTCTTGAGGATGCAatagaaagaagaaaagtaaaGCACTAAAAACTGTTATTTGTCTCTTCATTCTTGCTTGATAAATTTATGATCAGCACAACGGTTTATATAAAGGTGCCGGATGTAATAGTGGAAgcatgtgaaaaaaaaaaaaaaaaaacttgacttTTAATGTTAATTCTAATAGTTATTATGTACGTATGAGAGCAGAAAGTTGAAAGTCGCATGTGGAATTAATCATTAGGCAACACTGTAATTTTAATGGACTGTTCTtgagaaaataattttaatgGTCAGAACTCATAAAACTAGTTAACTTTTGTCATTcagaataaaaaatttaaaaaatttttttagaaactATCAACATAACTGTTTCTGAAATTACACAGAACTATAGTGTGATGCTTGAATTGATTTATTTTAGAAAACtataagaaattttttagaAAGATGCATTTTCTTATCCGGTAAAATTGTTCATCTTAGTTCCTTTGTGGTAGGTTTGATCAAAGgccattttcttgaaataattcTCCCTTCTCTTTATCTCAAAATTGTGGTACCATTTGGGGTGGAAAATCTGAAGCCAATTGAGCTGGTCCTCTCATTTTCAGGCCTACTCAAGAGTTTGCTTACAAGAGTTTCACTGTCAAGTTTCAACATCCTTGGATTATGAGGATACCTCCAAGTTAGTTATCTAACACTAATTCCACGGACCTCAGAAAGTCTTGGCATGCTTAAGAAAGTCTAGACTAACAATAAGTTAGTCTAGAAAAGGATAGATCCTACTACATATTTGTCTACATGCAGTCTCGTAGAAGACCCGTCAGTCCAACTTCTAATCGACATCGTTAAATTTGAAACTGGCGATTTTTAGCAATTCATTTGAAGACACAGATTGATAAGAGATGTTAACAGTTCATAAAAAGAAGTCTTTCTATAGAAACTTTCATACAgtttagagagagagagggagagttgtaagTGTTAGAGATAATGCTCATAAGTATCTTATTTTTGCAATATAGGAGAGATTCTAAACCTTACTAGCTGCTTTAAGGGGGAAAAAAGCTTTATAAAAGTATTCTAGAAAACtataagaaattttttagaAAGATGCATTTTCTTATACGGTATAAACTTTCATCCTGTTTCATTATGTGGTAGTTTTGATCAAAGGCCATTCTCTCGAAATCATTCTCCCTaccctttttctcaaaattgccgTACCATTTGGGGTGGAATATGTGAAGCCAATTGCGCTGGTCCTCTCATTTTCAGGTCTACTTGGGAGTAAATCCTTTGATTTGTTTTTAGACAAGTCAAGGACTGCCAGTCCTGCTCAATTGCACATAGAAAGTAGCAATGGATGCTCGACTTGTCGCAGTGATGTCTCCGTTCTTCAAAAAAATCGAGTcaagtttttggaaaaaaaaaatttgtggtcCTTACATTTCTAAATTGTGAAATAATCACAATGACCTGAGTCCTTCTAAAGATTCTTTGGGCCATCGTCTTCCTTGACATAATTGACGAAGACTTTCTGGGAACATTCTTGTTCCTATTGTCCATTTTAGAGCAATTGAGAAACACAATTTAAAAACTGAAAAGACTTGCTACATATTCATATAGTACCCAAACCATTCTTTCATTTGTCTCCTAATTTCTGggaaattttcaaagaattaTGTAGATAAATGCTTCTAAAGTATatgaaaatgcttgaattgagtGTAATAAACTTTCACGGAACTGTGAAATATTTGcttgtatatgtatatatacatacatacatgcatACATACGTGCATGCATAATACAAAATAGCAATTAtttgaaatgttccttgaataGCCCCTTATTATGACTTGTAAATGTATTAGAAAAAGCTGTAAATGTTTTGTAAATAAAGATTTATTGGCATAATTGAGCAATAAATTAAGGGGTTCACAAGAGAGAAATGTTAAGTAATATCGACATCCAAATTAATCATTATGAGTTGACCTTGTGCCTAGCTCATGCCGTAGTAAGATTTTCTTTGATGGCAAATCAAAGGCTCTGTTgttaaaattgaaattgaagCATCCTCCTTTTCGTTCTTAACAATTTTTGTCCGAATTACATTAAAGTGATCACTCTTTTGAAGGGCAACTTTGTgctaaccattttttttccacCTATTGCAATTAGTTAGTCTAAGGGAAACGAGGATTAGTCTAGAAAAGGTAGCTCCCGGATCCAGTATCATTTCCCTCCCAGTGCAACAACCAAAGGCATTCCATGGAAGACCCATGAGTCCAACTTCTACTCAACATTGTCAAAATTCCTGCATGAGGCCCAAGTGACAAAAGTAAGATTTTGTAAATTAGAATATGTTAGGCAGCATTTATGAAAGGCCCGAGTCTTAAGGCCCAACTGACACTCGCAATATTGccttgcattaaaaaaaaaaaaaagaaaatggtttcTACATCCGTATGATATTGGTCGGGCAGAGAATAGCAATGTATTTTTTGCATTTAGTCAACATATTATTTTCTACATTAATTGTGGAATGTGAAGTCAAGGGTTTAAATCTTACCTCTCATCAACGTGCCTCTATGTGAGGTTTGTTCTAAATTCATACGGGTGCGCGGTGCACCCGTTTAGTCTGATGGTGATTCAGTTTTTGTCAGGTTCTCTCGACTCAGTTGGATCACTCCATAGTGTAGACTCCCCCTCTTAGGAGTAGGAATAGGTTAGGCTAGATTAGATATGCCGttacgtaaaaaaaaaaaagtattttctACGTATTATTCAACATATTATGTTGATTTTGCAATCTATAGGAATTCACCCCATAGGATGATTTGTGACAGATTTCTAAGAATGCAGCTAAAAGTGGTGTAATTAGCAATGTAAATTACCCTAGGGTATCTCTCTCAATTTGATTGTAGGAGATGCTTGAGGATTCAATGAATTTCAATTCCTCCAATGTTGAGGGAATAGGGACAGAGAATATGTCGAAATTAGTTTTAACCTTATACTAAACTCATAAAGTACTGATCATAATTGCTAGCCCACATAAACATTGTTTCTGATTCATGTTTTGGCTGGCCTAATCACACCGATGAATTCATTTTCGGAGAAATCAACAACATACAACCTTCTAAATCTTATTTGATTCTTGAAGGTGCCAATGGCTCCAAAAATCCATTAGCTTTCGAGCTTAAAAACTTGGGACGTGGAAGATTTTCCAGCCATGTTGGGAAAATGTCACTTATATTAGTGTCCCCGACAAGAAGGATTTCCAATTTTTTCACATTGGCCAGTGACTGTGATAGTGAGTACTAACCCTTCCAGAAAATTGCCATTCAAATCGAGGTTTGTAAATGTCCTGGCAACGCTTGAGAGGTTAAGCTTACAAAACATTGTGGAATTGCGCCATTGAATTTGTTGGTAGACAAGTCGAGTACTGTAAGTCCTCATAAATTGCACATAGAAAGTGGCAATGGACCCTGGAATGGAGATGATTGAACCCAAAATCTACAACAGCTTGTGAGTCTTCCAGTTCTTGGAAGTTAACCAGCTAGCAACAGGGATTAAGGAATATCATTATGTGAGAGTTATACAGAATCTAAATGCTTTCGAGTGTCTAACAAAATCTGACAATTCCTTCATCCCACAAGAGGATAGTCTTAAATCTACAAGATTGGGGAAGAGTACCATT
The genomic region above belongs to Coffea arabica cultivar ET-39 chromosome 7c, Coffea Arabica ET-39 HiFi, whole genome shotgun sequence and contains:
- the LOC113699829 gene encoding receptor-like protein Cf-9 homolog isoform X1; the encoded protein is MKRQITVFSALLFFFLLHPQEAICFTFLGDHLCRHDDALALLQFKEMFSISTYASCDHSYPKTTRWKADTDCCNWDGVTCHNVTGRVIGLDLSCGQLQGVIHRNSTLFHLFHLRRLNLAFNDFTGSRISHRFGSLKGLTHLNLSYSNFQGEVVSEISHLSNLIALDLSANDLLRYEPSNFEAMLQNLTHLRELSLSYVNISSDLRVNFSSSLTYLDLSYTEITGNLPSNAFHLPNMQVLLLGGNENLTVSLSKLNCSISYSLKQLDLWRTSFSTALPNSIGCIGSLNSLNLGYSQISGVIPESIGNLTQLTELFLDGNYLLGKIPNKFSILQKISTLSLGHNLLSGKFPKSLLNLMHLDFLDLSSNQLTGEIGDFKNRLLSEIRLQNNQLTGSIPPSIFTIPTLSHLDLSANHFNGVGQDLFVDFNQLQKNPLQTEAPWHTTNNVSISYPDFAYLGLSSCQIKEFPEFLRNSESLVFLDLSNNTILGEIPSWFMSKTFDKLFYLNLSHNFLTSTIDQLPVASSMVYLDVSSNSLQGQIPSSICDSNNLGILDLSNNNLSDLIPQCLGNFSQNLDIMDLGNNRLFGTMPTTFSKGSSLRFLMLNDNQLQGPLPQSLAHCKDLELLDLGNNKIDDKFPIWLEILSNLEVLVLKSNQFHGTIGSCQTKSPFPRLRIIDASHNELTGSLPEDIISNFNAMKSSKHQQKELVQYMTGESFGVYYYIHSVGLFIKGAEYSLERVLIAQTVIDFSGNRFEGQIPEIIGFLHSLQTLTLSLNNFSGGIPRALGNLSMLESLDLSWNQLEGTIPRELVNLDFLGFLNLSENHLVGPIPRGRHFDTFGDDSYRGNLDLCGFPLTKDCGDTEAPPPATPWEAEEQYDDSEFFDGFTWKAVLLGYGCGLVLGLVMGGLIFLTGKPRWFVLIVEESFKPRRRPRKWIHIRT
- the LOC113699829 gene encoding receptor-like protein 9DC3 isoform X2; protein product: MKRQITVFSALLFFFLLHPQEAICFTFLGDHLCRHDDALALLQFKEMFSISTYASCDHSYPKTTRWKADTDCCNWDGVTCHNVTGRVIGLDLSCGQLQGVIHRNSTLFHLFHLRRLNLAFNDFTGSRISHRFGSLKANHFNGVGQDLFVDFNQLQKNPLQTEAPWHTTNNVSISYPDFAYLGLSSCQIKEFPEFLRNSESLVFLDLSNNTILGEIPSWFMSKTFDKLFYLNLSHNFLTSTIDQLPVASSMVYLDVSSNSLQGQIPSSICDSNNLGILDLSNNNLSDLIPQCLGNFSQNLDIMDLGNNRLFGTMPTTFSKGSSLRFLMLNDNQLQGPLPQSLAHCKDLELLDLGNNKIDDKFPIWLEILSNLEVLVLKSNQFHGTIGSCQTKSPFPRLRIIDASHNELTGSLPEDIISNFNAMKSSKHQQKELVQYMTGESFGVYYYIHSVGLFIKGAEYSLERVLIAQTVIDFSGNRFEGQIPEIIGFLHSLQTLTLSLNNFSGGIPRALGNLSMLESLDLSWNQLEGTIPRELVNLDFLGFLNLSENHLVGPIPRGRHFDTFGDDSYRGNLDLCGFPLTKDCGDTEAPPPATPWEAEEQYDDSEFFDGFTWKAVLLGYGCGLVLGLVMGGLIFLTGKPRWFVLIVEESFKPRRRPRKWIHIRT